One genomic segment of Leptospira sp. WS92.C1 includes these proteins:
- a CDS encoding NADPH-dependent F420 reductase, which produces MKGKKIGILGSGSVGQTLANGFLKYGADVKIGTRESGKLTEWLSKAGSKASIGSFEDAAHFGEILVLAVKGKVASEVLSMAGGNSLNGKTIIDTTNPISEEPPVHGVLNYFTTYNESLMEGLQKEFPKANFVKCFNSVGNALMVNPQLKSGTPTMFICGNEDSAKKEVKDILDLFGWEIEDLGKVEAARAIEPLCILWCIPGFLSQSWTHAFKLLR; this is translated from the coding sequence ATGAAAGGTAAGAAAATAGGAATTTTAGGATCCGGAAGTGTAGGTCAGACACTTGCAAACGGGTTCTTAAAGTATGGTGCGGATGTAAAAATAGGAACAAGAGAATCCGGAAAATTAACGGAATGGTTGTCCAAGGCGGGATCGAAGGCATCGATCGGATCTTTTGAGGATGCGGCTCATTTTGGGGAAATTCTTGTATTAGCGGTGAAAGGCAAGGTTGCATCCGAAGTTTTAAGTATGGCCGGAGGTAATTCTTTAAATGGAAAAACAATCATCGATACGACCAATCCGATTTCCGAAGAACCTCCTGTGCATGGGGTCTTGAATTATTTTACAACATACAATGAATCTCTAATGGAAGGATTGCAAAAAGAATTTCCGAAGGCAAATTTCGTGAAATGTTTCAATTCGGTCGGAAATGCTTTGATGGTAAATCCGCAATTGAAGAGCGGAACTCCCACTATGTTTATCTGCGGAAACGAAGATTCCGCAAAAAAGGAAGTAAAAGATATTCTAGATCTTTTCGGGTGGGAGATCGAGGATCTTGGAAAGGTAGAGGCTGCTAGGGCGATCGAACCGCTTTGTATTCTTTGGTGCATTCCGGGTTTTCTTTCTCAATCTTGGACACATGCTTTCAAACTTCTTCGGTAA
- a CDS encoding acyl-CoA desaturase yields MAIILSFFFGHWVLAAFAQSFFHHRYAAHAMFKMNKFWEKFFYLFTCLVQGSSFLNPRAYAIMHRQHHAYSDTGKDPHSPIASKGFLDMMWKTAINYESILDKKANVEKEFRGNYPQWPPIDKLSDSWPFRLICGTLYTLFYLYFVPAGQYGWYLLLPIHWLMGPVHGAIVNWCGHMYGYRNHKQNPDHSKNTLFVDVLIAGELYQNNHHAHPNSPNFAFRWFEIDLTYQIMKILHLLGVIKIQRAVWTSKGKKVLRGSDIIVETAPTVAA; encoded by the coding sequence ATGGCAATTATTCTTTCTTTCTTTTTCGGGCACTGGGTTTTAGCCGCGTTTGCCCAATCATTTTTCCATCACAGATACGCTGCCCACGCGATGTTCAAAATGAACAAGTTTTGGGAAAAGTTTTTTTATCTGTTTACCTGTTTAGTCCAAGGCTCTTCCTTTTTAAATCCTCGTGCATATGCGATCATGCATAGACAGCACCACGCATACAGCGATACCGGAAAAGATCCACATTCTCCGATCGCTTCGAAAGGATTTTTGGATATGATGTGGAAAACCGCGATCAATTATGAGTCCATCCTGGATAAAAAAGCAAACGTGGAAAAAGAATTCAGGGGCAACTATCCTCAGTGGCCTCCTATCGATAAACTCAGCGATTCCTGGCCCTTTCGTCTTATCTGTGGAACTCTCTACACGTTATTCTATCTTTACTTTGTTCCTGCGGGACAATACGGCTGGTATCTTTTACTTCCGATCCACTGGCTGATGGGACCCGTTCATGGAGCGATCGTAAACTGGTGCGGGCATATGTATGGTTATAGAAATCATAAGCAAAATCCGGACCACTCAAAGAACACTCTTTTTGTGGATGTTTTGATCGCCGGTGAATTGTATCAAAATAATCACCACGCGCATCCAAATTCTCCAAACTTTGCGTTTCGCTGGTTTGAAATCGATCTAACCTATCAAATTATGAAAATTTTACATCTTTTGGGAGTCATCAAAATCCAAAGAGCCGTATGGACTTCAAAAGGAAAGAAAGTCCTTCGCGGATCCGATATCATAGTCGAAACAGCTCCTACCGTTGCGGCGTAA
- a CDS encoding ATP-binding protein — MSPEEKRIQELEDENKRLKRQIENTAQSPYLKKGMASVRYYARIFREEIVQNEIRGRIDESLGTLYEIKNFVHRYSSLAGLDPDTIRIIATEATQNIVEHGQGKYAEIELELHNEVVNPFFKMSFKHEMQPGMKYTLSQINENVKRGDFSSELFDIESSRGRGEFLMKELADERRVLNGVEITPEGEKVHYFKRVLINYRDPKGPRDVTSFDEIKEEIDRLDPEEALCYFHIDHRKSKLSSVTIVVTASRETKLRTLMEEAGFYLVHKDKYYRTVFCSFEPTREFSHGELESLFETVRKQVEIEKE; from the coding sequence ATGTCCCCAGAAGAGAAACGAATTCAAGAATTAGAAGATGAAAACAAAAGACTCAAACGCCAGATAGAAAACACCGCTCAATCCCCTTATTTGAAAAAGGGAATGGCGAGCGTGCGATACTATGCCAGAATTTTTCGGGAGGAGATCGTCCAAAACGAAATTCGCGGAAGAATCGATGAAAGTTTGGGAACCCTGTATGAAATTAAAAATTTTGTACACCGTTATTCCTCGTTAGCCGGTCTTGACCCGGATACGATTCGGATCATTGCCACTGAAGCCACACAAAATATTGTGGAACACGGACAGGGTAAATACGCCGAAATCGAATTAGAATTACATAATGAAGTTGTAAATCCATTTTTCAAAATGTCCTTTAAACATGAGATGCAACCCGGGATGAAATACACCCTTTCTCAGATCAACGAGAACGTAAAACGAGGTGATTTTTCGTCCGAACTTTTTGATATCGAAAGTTCTCGGGGCAGGGGAGAATTCCTGATGAAAGAACTCGCGGACGAAAGACGTGTTCTAAACGGAGTGGAAATCACTCCGGAAGGAGAGAAGGTCCACTACTTCAAACGTGTTTTGATCAATTACAGGGATCCGAAAGGACCGAGGGACGTTACGAGTTTTGACGAGATCAAGGAAGAGATCGATCGGTTGGATCCGGAAGAAGCCCTTTGTTATTTCCACATTGATCACCGTAAGAGTAAACTCTCTTCGGTTACGATTGTAGTCACCGCTTCCAGAGAAACAAAACTCAGAACGCTTATGGAAGAGGCAGGTTTTTATCTCGTACATAAAGACAAGTATTACAGAACCGTTTTTTGTTCCTTTGAGCCGACCCGCGAATTCTCACACGGAGAATTGGAAAGTTTGTTTGAAACGGTTCGAAAACAGGTGGAGATCGAAAAGGAATGA
- a CDS encoding NAD+ kinase, with amino-acid sequence MSFERFQSIKRVLILGKRTKFELDLEEWGSLEAIQKIYKIQNDSFARIHESHLRQIKNREILKGLFPEGTFIFRKSMEDHPPGDYDLVIALGGDNHFTYVAHHAVDTLVLGCNSDPPTSVGALLSFHIEDIKEALINGWKNAMIEEWPLISVKIHYPDGRKISTLQGISEISIRNNSPDLTSRFLICHGNTMEEQKCSGLLVYTGAGSTGWVMSCENTDTNFDKQSPFFKVYCRELRKKEHTQYTLDHFTVTDSFSLISEMKGGISIDSLAETIYDFPPGAKAEFSLSEKKLHVVVRKL; translated from the coding sequence ATGTCCTTCGAAAGATTCCAATCCATAAAACGTGTTCTCATTTTGGGAAAACGGACCAAGTTCGAATTGGATTTGGAAGAATGGGGTTCGCTCGAAGCGATTCAAAAAATATACAAAATTCAAAACGATTCGTTCGCAAGAATTCACGAATCTCATCTCAGACAAATTAAAAATCGAGAAATCCTAAAAGGACTTTTTCCCGAGGGCACATTCATCTTTCGAAAGTCTATGGAAGACCATCCTCCCGGCGATTATGACCTTGTCATCGCACTCGGAGGAGACAATCATTTCACATATGTGGCACACCACGCGGTGGATACCCTTGTATTGGGCTGTAATTCCGACCCTCCCACATCCGTAGGCGCGCTACTCTCCTTTCATATAGAAGATATCAAAGAAGCCCTTATCAATGGCTGGAAAAACGCGATGATAGAAGAATGGCCTTTGATTTCGGTAAAAATCCATTATCCCGATGGTCGAAAGATAAGCACTCTACAGGGAATCAGCGAAATTTCGATACGAAACAACAGTCCGGATCTGACCAGCCGTTTTCTTATCTGTCATGGAAATACAATGGAAGAGCAGAAATGTTCCGGACTTCTTGTTTATACCGGCGCCGGCTCAACGGGTTGGGTTATGTCTTGCGAAAATACGGACACAAATTTTGACAAACAATCCCCCTTTTTTAAAGTCTATTGTAGGGAACTTCGAAAAAAAGAACATACTCAATATACTCTCGATCATTTTACGGTAACCGATAGTTTTAGTTTGATTTCGGAAATGAAAGGAGGAATCTCGATCGATTCCTTAGCGGAAACGATTTACGATTTCCCCCCGGGTGCAAAAGCTGAATTCAGTCTCTCAGAAAAAAAATTACATGTAGTGGTTCGTAAGTTATGA
- a CDS encoding STAS domain-containing protein, translated as MSQMNIKKKETSAGVYVYSLDGRLDEGSFTDFKNEIIDPPHPEVVILNLAELKYISSSGIRAIFELRNKLSNEGKKLLLTEASDKVIQIFNLLGLWKPFTHLKTEAEAIEIARK; from the coding sequence ATGAGTCAAATGAACATCAAAAAAAAAGAAACGTCTGCGGGAGTTTATGTGTATTCGCTCGATGGAAGATTGGATGAAGGCAGTTTTACAGACTTCAAAAATGAGATCATAGATCCCCCTCATCCGGAAGTGGTCATTCTCAATCTCGCAGAATTAAAATATATTTCCAGTTCCGGAATCCGTGCCATCTTTGAACTGAGAAACAAACTTTCCAACGAAGGTAAAAAACTTCTTCTCACGGAAGCTTCCGATAAGGTGATTCAGATCTTCAATCTTTTAGGACTCTGGAAACCGTTCACACATCTGAAAACGGAGGCGGAAGCAATCGAAATCGCGCGCAAGTAA
- a CDS encoding PhoX family phosphatase, which translates to MKLSRSQFLKYLGKGIGALTLAKSGMLFGSSKQFRTLPSLAAKKGGFPKFQPIDPSDRDSLILPDGYRYNTIALYGDRINSKGDTFGFNSDFNCFLPFVGKKDSGLLWNNHETLGALEYFVNGYDSHKPGPNLRTDQQIEKYLYALGGSVISVSKKNGDWTMTPDSKYGRRIHGLTEFRLTGPAAGSPAVGNKNKVFGTFANCSGGLTFWNTVLSCEENYDYVTEPCKLTNETHYGWVIEVDPFDSESVPVKHTALGRFAHENAATVLSTSGKLVVYMGDDAKDQHIYKYVSKNSYNPSLGAGNSKLLEEGTLYAANFDKGIWVSLDFDSSEILRNSKKENGENRFLSQADVLVYCPDAAKTLGATPMDRPEDIEIHPLDGTVFVALTNNDKHGNLFGQIIRILEKDGDHAGLEFDFEVFVAGGKRSGFAAPDNLAFDGSGNLWMVTDMSGKNLNRSVYKKFGNNGVFVIPTSGPDSGRAFQFGSSPIGAELTGLWFTPDQNELFISVQHPGETTKDYRNPTSHWPHGGDSIPKSGVVAIYLK; encoded by the coding sequence ATGAAGTTGTCTCGCTCTCAATTTTTAAAATACTTAGGGAAGGGAATCGGAGCGCTGACTCTGGCGAAATCGGGAATGTTGTTCGGCTCTTCCAAACAATTTCGAACTTTGCCTTCCTTAGCTGCAAAAAAGGGTGGATTTCCTAAGTTTCAACCGATCGATCCGAGTGATCGGGACTCTTTGATCTTGCCTGATGGATATCGATACAATACCATCGCATTGTACGGGGATCGGATCAATTCCAAAGGGGATACGTTCGGTTTTAACTCGGACTTCAACTGCTTTCTTCCGTTTGTAGGAAAGAAAGACTCGGGACTTCTCTGGAACAACCACGAAACCCTCGGAGCCTTGGAATATTTTGTCAACGGATACGACAGTCATAAACCCGGACCGAATCTAAGAACCGATCAACAAATAGAAAAGTATCTCTACGCGTTGGGTGGATCCGTGATCTCCGTTTCTAAGAAGAATGGTGACTGGACAATGACGCCGGATTCGAAATATGGAAGGAGAATTCACGGTCTTACTGAGTTTCGCCTAACGGGTCCCGCCGCAGGAAGTCCCGCGGTGGGAAATAAAAACAAGGTTTTCGGAACCTTTGCAAACTGCTCCGGGGGATTGACATTCTGGAATACGGTTCTTTCTTGCGAAGAGAATTACGACTATGTGACCGAGCCTTGTAAGCTTACGAATGAAACCCACTACGGCTGGGTGATCGAAGTGGATCCATTTGATTCGGAATCCGTACCCGTAAAACACACCGCACTCGGAAGATTTGCTCATGAAAATGCTGCAACCGTCTTATCCACCTCCGGAAAACTCGTCGTTTATATGGGTGATGATGCAAAAGACCAGCATATCTATAAGTATGTTTCCAAAAATTCGTACAATCCGTCCTTAGGGGCGGGTAATTCCAAATTACTCGAAGAAGGAACCCTTTACGCCGCGAATTTTGACAAAGGGATTTGGGTGTCATTGGATTTTGATTCGAGTGAAATATTACGAAATTCTAAAAAAGAAAACGGAGAAAACCGATTTTTATCTCAAGCGGACGTACTCGTCTATTGTCCGGATGCCGCAAAGACCCTTGGAGCGACTCCGATGGATCGCCCGGAAGATATTGAAATTCATCCGTTAGACGGAACCGTTTTTGTAGCTCTGACCAATAACGATAAACACGGAAATTTATTCGGTCAGATCATCCGGATTTTGGAGAAGGACGGGGACCATGCGGGTCTTGAATTTGATTTCGAAGTATTCGTCGCCGGTGGTAAGAGATCGGGATTTGCCGCACCGGACAATCTCGCGTTTGACGGAAGTGGAAATCTATGGATGGTAACGGATATGTCCGGGAAAAATTTAAATCGTTCCGTTTATAAGAAATTTGGAAACAACGGCGTATTTGTGATTCCGACAAGCGGACCGGATTCAGGAAGGGCGTTTCAGTTTGGGTCCTCGCCGATAGGAGCGGAGTTAACCGGACTCTGGTTTACTCCCGATCAAAACGAACTTTTTATTTCAGTACAACATCCGGGAGAGACCACAAAGGACTATCGAAATCCCACGAGTCATTGGCCGCACGGTGGAGATTCAATTCCAAAGTCCGGAGTAGTTGCAATTTATCTAAAGTAG
- the htpG gene encoding molecular chaperone HtpG yields MSEEIKGRISVETENIFPIIKKWLYSEKDIFIRELVSNASDAITKLRKISLSEEFEGGSDYRIDLDFDQEKRILTIEDNGIGMSSEEVQKYINQIAFSSAEEFVKKFQGEGGKPEIIGHFGLGFYSCFMVSTKVTIETKSYKKDSSAVLWESESGTEFAMRSSEKTTRGTKITLYLDADSGEYLDQWKLKELIRKYCDFLPVAIFVKNEQANKQTPLWSETPASVTKEKYDEFYNYLFPFSGEPLFYVHLNVDYPFRLQGILYFPKLKHELDVNQSGIKLYCNHVFVSDDANELVPKFLTVLKGTIDIPDLPLNVSRSYLQSDPLVKKISAHIVKKIADRLNEEFKKSEENFRKNWDEISIFVKYGMLTDDKFYDAAKDLIFFKTSNGEILRLEDYWIKNKDQNHGKVFYANESETSSIYMDLLKSQGLEAILVDSRIDSHFVQFLESKNPDMKFQRVDSELADGVIDKENSSSIVDADNKTEGDRIQEFFENTLKRDGLEIKAEPLKADGVPAVVLLPEHMRRLSEMNLMGGQKPTDLLKNHTLVINTRSGLVRNILGLSKGTESIKAQRLVRTVYDMALLSSKIFDESEFAEYIKRTTETLEDLSAP; encoded by the coding sequence ATGAGTGAAGAAATCAAAGGTAGAATTTCCGTTGAAACGGAGAATATTTTTCCGATCATAAAGAAGTGGCTCTATTCGGAAAAAGATATTTTTATTCGCGAGCTTGTTTCCAACGCAAGCGACGCAATCACTAAGTTAAGAAAGATTTCTCTTTCGGAAGAATTTGAAGGCGGTTCGGATTATAGAATCGATCTCGATTTTGATCAGGAAAAAAGAATTCTTACAATCGAAGACAACGGAATCGGAATGAGCTCCGAAGAAGTTCAGAAATACATCAATCAAATCGCGTTCTCAAGCGCGGAAGAGTTTGTAAAAAAATTCCAAGGGGAGGGCGGTAAACCGGAGATCATAGGACATTTCGGTTTGGGTTTTTATTCCTGTTTTATGGTTTCCACGAAGGTGACGATCGAAACCAAATCGTATAAAAAAGATTCTTCCGCGGTTCTTTGGGAAAGCGAATCCGGAACGGAATTTGCGATGCGTTCTTCCGAGAAAACGACACGAGGCACGAAGATCACGTTGTATCTGGATGCGGATTCGGGCGAATATTTGGATCAGTGGAAGTTGAAAGAATTAATCCGTAAATACTGCGATTTTCTTCCGGTTGCGATTTTTGTTAAGAACGAACAGGCCAATAAACAAACTCCGCTTTGGTCCGAAACTCCCGCATCCGTGACCAAGGAAAAATACGACGAGTTTTATAACTATCTTTTCCCTTTTTCGGGAGAACCTCTCTTTTACGTTCATTTAAACGTGGATTATCCGTTTCGTCTTCAGGGGATATTATACTTCCCTAAACTAAAACACGAACTGGACGTCAATCAGTCGGGAATCAAACTCTACTGCAATCATGTATTCGTAAGCGATGACGCGAACGAACTCGTTCCTAAGTTTCTTACCGTATTAAAGGGGACGATCGATATTCCCGATCTTCCTCTCAACGTTTCCCGTTCGTATCTGCAGAGTGATCCTCTTGTAAAAAAGATCTCTGCTCATATCGTAAAAAAAATTGCGGATCGTCTGAACGAGGAATTCAAAAAGAGCGAAGAAAATTTTCGTAAAAATTGGGATGAGATTTCCATCTTTGTAAAGTATGGAATGCTTACGGACGACAAATTCTACGATGCTGCAAAAGATCTCATATTTTTTAAAACATCCAACGGCGAGATTCTTCGTTTGGAAGACTATTGGATCAAAAATAAGGATCAAAATCACGGAAAGGTCTTTTACGCAAACGAATCCGAAACTTCTTCGATCTATATGGATCTTCTCAAGTCTCAGGGTTTGGAAGCGATTCTTGTCGATTCCAGAATCGATTCTCACTTTGTTCAATTTTTAGAATCGAAAAATCCGGACATGAAATTTCAGAGAGTAGATTCCGAACTTGCGGATGGAGTGATCGATAAGGAAAACTCCTCTTCGATCGTGGATGCGGATAATAAAACGGAAGGCGATCGGATTCAAGAATTTTTTGAAAACACTTTAAAACGAGACGGATTGGAAATCAAAGCGGAACCTCTCAAGGCGGACGGAGTTCCGGCGGTGGTTTTGCTTCCGGAACATATGCGTAGATTGAGCGAGATGAATCTGATGGGCGGTCAAAAACCGACGGATCTTCTGAAAAATCATACTCTCGTGATCAATACCCGTTCAGGTCTTGTAAGGAATATTCTGGGGCTTTCCAAAGGGACTGAGTCTATAAAGGCGCAAAGACTGGTTCGGACTGTATACGACATGGCGCTTCTTTCTTCCAAAATCTTTGACGAATCGGAGTTTGCCGAATACATCAAACGGACTACGGAGACATTGGAGGACCTGAGCGCCCCCTAA
- a CDS encoding BatD family protein → MCFFIVLLFTFQSLAADETKFYVTRNIFHLGEESFAIFEMDTRSKYTIPKNSFSNSELTAVYAGVEENTTIVNFQVFRKRLLKFRIRALKHGTFFLPPISIEVNGRKFQPGSVQIQVLPRSQTAKSGNGSFFDRFFQFEGEDLPENADLRVLFQTSKKEAWVGEPIIGYFTLYYRDVRKPYFDRNPADSIQFPYFRSEVLSGVAVKVPDQVLYEGNIYDIAVYNKEIYSLIPLRPGEFHLGKTTFSLEGQLQSYFNVKTISTTPSKINVKNLPKYEGSFSGAVGKFKTHVKIKNDPNDIAVGDTLYLTLLVEGEGNLSAVSDPFSNVCKSEKNCAFRTTLYDTHRSWKFTELENSGYGFYSTARFEYGIPMTKAGVWKRDSVNFAFFNPDNASYQNINLEIPQVNVSETKQNSGHGDSLKEKRGNENSSWTNPFLYFGFLGLILLIFWIRFRSRNSDGDWVSLENIPWVFSIFALPTLKELDLRLGSKRGLVLKQSLLSKGISEPDASFLANLSRTETNFVEVLARLNSDQRKSLLHISKRILKKLKEEDR, encoded by the coding sequence ATCTGCTTCTTTATCGTTTTGTTATTTACCTTCCAATCCTTAGCCGCGGATGAAACCAAATTCTACGTTACGCGAAATATATTTCATCTCGGGGAGGAATCGTTTGCGATTTTCGAGATGGATACTCGTTCTAAATATACGATTCCCAAAAATTCGTTTTCCAATTCTGAACTGACCGCGGTTTATGCGGGAGTCGAAGAAAACACGACCATCGTTAACTTTCAGGTGTTTCGAAAACGACTTCTCAAGTTTCGAATCCGCGCTTTAAAACACGGAACTTTTTTTCTTCCACCGATTTCAATCGAAGTAAACGGAAGAAAATTCCAACCGGGATCCGTCCAGATCCAGGTTCTGCCCAGAAGTCAAACCGCGAAGAGCGGGAACGGATCCTTTTTTGATCGGTTTTTTCAATTCGAAGGAGAGGATCTGCCGGAAAACGCGGATCTCCGTGTTTTGTTTCAAACGAGCAAAAAGGAAGCCTGGGTGGGAGAGCCGATCATCGGATACTTTACCCTTTATTACCGGGATGTTCGCAAACCTTACTTTGATCGAAATCCCGCGGACTCGATTCAGTTTCCTTATTTTCGAAGCGAGGTTTTATCCGGAGTCGCTGTTAAAGTTCCGGATCAGGTTCTTTACGAAGGAAACATCTACGATATCGCGGTTTACAACAAAGAAATTTACTCTCTTATTCCGCTCAGACCCGGGGAATTTCATCTGGGTAAAACTACGTTTTCTTTGGAAGGACAACTTCAATCCTATTTTAACGTAAAAACGATTTCGACGACTCCCAGTAAAATCAACGTGAAGAATCTTCCTAAGTATGAAGGAAGTTTTAGCGGTGCGGTTGGTAAGTTTAAAACTCATGTTAAAATCAAAAACGATCCGAATGATATAGCTGTCGGAGATACTCTTTATCTTACCTTGCTTGTGGAAGGAGAAGGAAATCTCTCCGCAGTTTCCGATCCTTTCTCTAACGTTTGTAAGTCGGAAAAAAATTGCGCTTTTCGAACCACGTTGTATGACACACATCGGTCCTGGAAATTCACCGAATTGGAAAATTCGGGTTACGGCTTTTATTCCACCGCGCGTTTTGAATACGGTATTCCGATGACAAAAGCGGGTGTCTGGAAGCGAGACTCGGTAAATTTCGCATTTTTCAATCCGGACAATGCAAGTTATCAAAACATAAATTTGGAAATTCCCCAAGTAAACGTATCCGAAACAAAACAAAACTCCGGTCACGGAGATTCTTTGAAAGAAAAACGAGGAAATGAAAATTCATCCTGGACAAATCCGTTTTTGTATTTTGGATTTTTAGGTTTGATTCTTCTTATTTTTTGGATTCGGTTTCGATCGCGAAACTCGGATGGGGATTGGGTTTCCTTGGAAAACATTCCCTGGGTTTTTTCGATCTTTGCCCTTCCGACTTTAAAAGAGCTTGACCTTCGCCTGGGCAGTAAAAGAGGCTTGGTATTAAAGCAATCTCTGCTGTCAAAGGGGATCTCTGAACCGGACGCTTCCTTTCTGGCAAACTTATCCCGGACAGAAACCAACTTTGTGGAAGTGTTGGCACGTTTAAACTCCGATCAAAGAAAGAGTTTGTTACATATCTCAAAAAGAATCTTAAAAAAATTGAAGGAGGAAGACCGATGA
- a CDS encoding tetratricopeptide repeat protein, whose protein sequence is MKLILILEYSIVLFIMFLSVNLSAIELDPGGNRVGEGLESYNQGEYQDSLRKYQEAESYFPEDSRLEFNRGTAEFKSGNLEKAIRHFEKSATSSSTDLQWKSRFNLGNSYMRVGDRKRAAEEYIKALKLNPDLKEARKNLEYLRHASPPSSPSGSNSIPQNQGQNPKNSQSPNGKQPQSKNDFSSGREGQEESVPDRSGKLTEEEAKRILDSLDLNKIRRKSRKSRDREVFW, encoded by the coding sequence ATGAAATTGATTCTTATATTAGAATATTCTATTGTTCTTTTTATTATGTTTTTATCCGTAAATTTGTCCGCGATCGAACTGGATCCGGGAGGCAATCGGGTCGGAGAAGGTTTGGAGAGTTACAATCAGGGGGAATATCAGGATTCTCTACGGAAATATCAGGAAGCCGAATCTTATTTCCCGGAAGATTCACGATTGGAATTCAACCGCGGAACTGCGGAGTTCAAGTCCGGAAATTTGGAGAAGGCGATCCGTCATTTTGAAAAATCGGCGACTTCGTCCTCGACCGATCTACAATGGAAATCCAGATTTAATTTAGGAAATTCTTATATGCGAGTCGGAGATCGTAAACGAGCCGCTGAAGAATACATCAAAGCTTTAAAACTCAATCCGGATCTCAAAGAGGCTCGTAAAAATCTCGAATATCTGCGTCATGCGTCACCGCCTTCTTCCCCATCCGGCTCGAACTCAATTCCTCAAAACCAGGGACAAAATCCGAAAAATTCCCAGTCTCCGAATGGGAAACAACCTCAGAGTAAAAACGATTTCTCATCGGGTAGGGAAGGTCAGGAAGAATCCGTTCCGGATCGAAGCGGTAAACTGACGGAAGAAGAAGCAAAAAGAATTTTGGATTCTTTGGATTTGAATAAGATTCGAAGAAAAAGCAGAAAAAGTAGAGATCGAGAGGTCTTCTGGTGA
- a CDS encoding VWA domain-containing protein, producing the protein MNYEFSEYLQNVFTAVVIIWIVYSVIRMYLLWRVSIWRKLYPGLERVSLFPKTVWVFARILLLSLTFVSIFFSGWKTSYKDEKKEESFRGVDILFLVDVSLSMQTIDSQPNRLARFKETLLRMLPSLDGNRFGMIVFAASPFLYCPMTGDVAAFSDYVRGVDVDMVGDRGTDLSKAFQKAEELLNSEKIFRNRILILVTDGEDQNDPEPIAFPANFQIWAAGKQSGGPIAYEDENSGLSGYLLKDGTLSPNLNSPGIIHSRMNESFLRDLADKNGGSFYSLETNPPEIESLRKEIRSLEENLYSRKKDLKRAEGSGKFLISAILFLILDWIGVEFFLFRKRNVGKLV; encoded by the coding sequence ATGAATTACGAATTTTCAGAGTATCTGCAAAATGTTTTCACAGCCGTTGTCATTATTTGGATTGTATATTCCGTTATTAGAATGTATCTTTTGTGGAGAGTTTCGATTTGGCGAAAATTATATCCGGGTCTGGAGCGAGTTTCTTTGTTTCCAAAAACGGTCTGGGTGTTTGCAAGAATTTTGCTTTTGTCTTTGACCTTTGTTTCTATCTTTTTCTCAGGATGGAAAACGAGTTATAAGGATGAAAAAAAGGAAGAATCTTTTCGCGGAGTCGATATACTCTTTCTTGTAGATGTAAGTCTTTCCATGCAGACAATTGACAGTCAGCCAAATCGGCTCGCTCGTTTTAAGGAGACCTTACTTCGGATGTTGCCTTCTCTGGACGGAAATCGTTTTGGAATGATCGTGTTTGCGGCCAGTCCGTTTTTATACTGCCCTATGACCGGAGATGTGGCCGCCTTTTCCGATTACGTGCGCGGTGTGGACGTGGACATGGTCGGCGATCGAGGTACGGATTTGAGTAAGGCATTTCAAAAAGCGGAAGAATTATTGAACTCGGAAAAGATATTTCGGAATCGAATTTTGATATTGGTTACGGATGGAGAAGATCAAAATGATCCGGAGCCGATCGCGTTTCCGGCCAATTTTCAAATTTGGGCCGCGGGTAAACAATCCGGAGGACCGATTGCATATGAGGATGAGAATTCGGGGCTTAGCGGGTATCTCTTGAAAGACGGAACCTTGAGCCCGAATTTGAATTCTCCGGGAATCATTCATTCCCGGATGAACGAAAGTTTTCTAAGGGATCTTGCGGATAAAAACGGAGGATCATTTTATTCCTTGGAAACAAATCCGCCGGAAATCGAGTCTCTTCGTAAAGAGATTCGTTCTTTGGAGGAGAATTTATATTCCCGAAAAAAGGATCTGAAACGCGCGGAAGGTTCCGGAAAATTTTTAATCTCTGCGATTTTATTTCTGATTTTGGATTGGATCGGTGTCGAGTTTTTTCTATTCAGAAAGCGGAACGTAGGCAAGCTCGTATGA